The Sphingopyxis sp. BE259 nucleotide sequence ATCAATGTCGGTGGCAACCGGTTGACGATGGCCGACCTGCGCGCGGCGTTCGAGGCCGAGGGTTTTGCCGACGTCGAGACGGTGGTCGCCAGCGGCAATGTCATTTTTTCGCACCCCGCGCGGCCGACGCGCGGGCTGGAAGAAAAGCTGACGCTGATGGTCGATGACCGGTTCGACATGGATTGCGCGGCGCTGGTGCGAAGCCGTGACGAGCTGGCCGCGGCGATTGCCGACAATCCGTTCGCGGGGACCAACGAGGATCGGTTCGTCCACACGATGTTCCTGAACGGCCAGCCGACACAGGCGCAATTCGATGTTCTTGCGGCCGATAAATGGATCCGGCCGAACGAGCGCCTCGCGCTGGGCGAACGGTCGCTTTATATCGATTATGGCGACGGCGCCGCTGACAGCAAATTGACCGCGCGGATGATCGAGCGGCGGTTGGAGCACAAGGGCACGGCGCGCAACATGCGTTCGATCGCGCGGATCGTCGACAAGCTCGACCAGCTGGAGAAAGCGTAAGTCATGAAGCCCGACAAGGATCGGAAAAAGGATAGCGGCCCGTCGGTCCGCGTGCTGCGCGTCGGCGAACAGGTGCGCCATATCCTGTCGGACATATTGGCGCGGGGCGATGCCCATGACGAGCTGTTGGCCAAGCATCCAGTGAGCATCACCGAAGTGCGAATGTCGCCCGACCTGCGTCACGCGACGGTGTTCGTGAAACCTTTGCTCGGCAAAAATGAGGACGCGGTGCTGAAGGCGCTCCGCACCAACACCGCCTGGCTGCAAAAGAGCGTCGCCGAGAAGATGAGCATGAAATATGCCGCGAAGCTGAAATTCCTGTCGGACGAGAGCTTCGACGAGGCGAGCCATATCGACAAATTGCTGCGCGATCCGAAGGTGGCGCGCGATCTGGAGAGCGGCGAGGGTGAGGCAGAGGACTGACCTCAAAACTATCGTCATCCCGGCCTTCCTGGGCACACCGATGTTATAACTTGCTTGTAGCAAATATTTGATTCAGGGATTTCACCTTTTTTAGGCGAAATAACTACAAGTGACATACAACGCGAGGTTATCCGAATGTTTTTCCTTTTACATTTATTCCGATAACAATAAAATTACTACTGAAATATTATAATACACCGCT carries:
- the rbfA gene encoding 30S ribosome-binding factor RbfA, which codes for MKPDKDRKKDSGPSVRVLRVGEQVRHILSDILARGDAHDELLAKHPVSITEVRMSPDLRHATVFVKPLLGKNEDAVLKALRTNTAWLQKSVAEKMSMKYAAKLKFLSDESFDEASHIDKLLRDPKVARDLESGEGEAED
- a CDS encoding DUF1697 domain-containing protein, coding for MARYVALFGSINVGGNRLTMADLRAAFEAEGFADVETVVASGNVIFSHPARPTRGLEEKLTLMVDDRFDMDCAALVRSRDELAAAIADNPFAGTNEDRFVHTMFLNGQPTQAQFDVLAADKWIRPNERLALGERSLYIDYGDGAADSKLTARMIERRLEHKGTARNMRSIARIVDKLDQLEKA